The following are encoded together in the Drosophila sechellia strain sech25 chromosome 3R, ASM438219v1, whole genome shotgun sequence genome:
- the LOC6614308 gene encoding transcription termination factor 2, producing the protein MSSESSQYYSDEEENSVVNNSSLGRSRKSSRLSKSSRVSKSSRLSKSSRPSSAGVVIDETESEEEESQSSESAESDKSGESENSQNSQESEDSKDDSFRPSARNFKRKHLRGIPSDSEDEDDELEQRALSPSTRMSITGVRPQDLSDDDSEIEYSDEVQEAPAEAPTATAEALVPRYTTQFAGNIQNDLHSTIGAADSEVLDDSSGSDVLILSNKETPIEILSSTDDDATTNKENMSDPPFVRSSKSLSPRSSAAAPVVKTSKNLSQPTIQAVLKQKTSPAAPRRSGIKSEDQKVVSQAVYDDEMRKLAEKRAQVSDAEKLFEKVAHKLPDKGSQIRKRIDTLRRELEMDAQWANKLRVQQSNVPAVRVVKPTLNPPRAPSIDTPDWDELSEAVNEIKPVYTGAQGMATFNNQKALTLESLKDLHVSLKDLPGPEVLAEDPVGLKVSLMNHQKHALAWMAWRERQLPRGGILADDMGLGKTLTMISSVLACKNGQEMTEGKDESSDSESEDDKNKKRKSVVGWKSKGRKDTHRGGTLVVCPASLLRQWESEVESKVARHKLTVCVHHGNNRETKGKHLRTYDIVVTTYQIVAREHKNLSAVFGVKWRRIILDEAHVVRNHKSQSSLAVCDLRGKYRWALTGTPIQNKELDVYALLKFLRCSPFDDLHTWKKWIDNKSAGGQNRLNLLMKSLMLRRTKAQLQSDGKLNSLPNKELRLIEISLDKEEMNVYQTVMTYSRTLFAQFLHQRAERETDFNYRSDANKPTYNQIKDPNGAYYKMHEKFARMAGSKKEVKSHDILVLLLRLRQICCHPGLIDAMLDGEESQSMGDHSSDSDTPEIDLLAQLNKLAITDTSTDGQQSVDNAGDDGPPLLPDEARIAKASKNLLKRSNPVFNLHRPSSKINMVIQILKTTILKSSDDKAIVVSQWTSVLDILRDHLSKDGVATLSLNGTIPVKNRQDIVNEFNDRNNQKRVLLLSLTAGGVGLNLIGANHLLLLDLHWNPQLEAQAQDRIYRVGQKKNVIIYKFMCVDTVEQRIKALQDKKLDLADGVLTGAKVSSKLTIDDLKGLFGM; encoded by the exons ATGTCCAGTGAAAGCAGCCAGTATTATAGTGACGAGGAGGAAAACTCGGTGGTAAACAACTCGAGTTTGG GCCGATCAAGGAAATCCTCGCGGCTCAGCAAATCTTCGCGAGTCAGCAAATCGTCGCGACTCAGCAAATCCTCGCGCCCTAGCAGCGCTGGCGTGGTTATAGATGAAACGGAAtcagaggaggaggagtccCAGTCGAGTGAGTCTGCGGAATCCGATAAGTCCGGTGAGTCCGAGAACTCGCAGAATTCCCAGGAGTCTGAAGACTCTAAGGACGACAGCTTTCGTCCGTCCGCTAGGAACTTTAAGAGGAAGCACTTAAGAGGAATTCCCTCCGATAGCGAGGATGAGGACGACGAGCTGGAACAGCGCGCTTTGTCACCCAGCACCCGCATGAGCATCACTGGGGTGCGGCCTCAGGATCTCAGCGATGACGACAGCGAGATCGAGTACAGCGATGAAGTGCAGGAGGCGCCCGCAGAGGCacccactgccactgccgaaGCGCTCGTGCCGCGCTACACAACACAGTTTGCTGGTAATATACAGAACGACCTCCATTCGACGATTGGCGCCGCGGATTCTGAGGTCTTGGACGACTCCAGTGGCAGTGATGTGCTCATACTCAGCAACAAGGAGACACCAATTGAGATATTATCCAGCACAGACGACGATGCCACCACCAATAAGGAAAACATGTCTGACCCGCCGTTTGTACGCTCATCAAAGTCTTTGTCGCCCAGAAGCAGTGCCGCCGCTCCGGTGGTTAAGACAAGCAAGAATCTCAGTCAGCCAACAATACAGGCGGTTCTTAAGCAAAAGACTTCTCCTGCCGCTCCACGTCGATCTGGGATTAAGAGCGAGGACCAGAAGGTGGTCAGCCAGGCGGTCTACGATGACGAGATGCGTAAGCTGGCCGAAAAGCGCGCACAGGTAAGTGATGCAGAGAAGCTCTTCGAGAAAGTGGCCCACAAGCTGCCCGACAAGGGCAGTCAGATTAGGAAGCGCATTGACACCCTGCGCCGTGAGCTCGAAATGGACGCGCAGTGGGCTAACAAACTAAGAGTTCAGCAGAGTAATGTGCCCGCGGTCAGAGTGGTCAAGCCAACACTAAATCCACCCAGAGCTCCATCAATCGATACTCCTGACTGGGATGAGTTGTCGGAGGCAGTCAATGAAATAAAGCCCGTCTACACGGGTGCCCAAGGAATGGCCACGTTTAACAACCAGAAGGCACTGACCCTGGAATCGCTAAAG GACCTCCACGTCTCACTCAAGGACCTTCCTGGACCCGAAGTGCTCGCAGAGGATCCTGTTGGCCTGAAGGTATCGCTTATGAACCACCAAAAGCACGCCTTAGCCTGGATGGCCTGGCGCGAACGTCAACTACCTCGGGGAGGAATCCTGGCGGACGATATGGGTTTGGGCAAGACTCTAACCATGATCTCGTCTGTCCTGGCGTGCAAAAATGGCCAGGAGATGACCGAGGGCAAAGATGAGAGCAGCGACAGCGAAAGTGAGGATgataaaaataagaagcgaAAAAGCGTGGTCGGATGGAAATCCAAGGGCCGTAAAGATA CGCATAGGGGCGGCACATTGGTGGTGTGCCCTGCCAGCTTGCTGCGTCAGTGGGAGAGCGAGGTGGAGTCGAAGGTTGCGCGTCATAAGCTGACCGTTTGCGTGCACCATGGCAACAATCGGGAGACGAAGGGAAAGCACCTTCGAACTTACGACATTGTGGTGACAACCTACCAAATTGTGGCGCGGGAGCACAAGAACTTGAGTGCTGTGTTTGGCGTCAAGTGGCGTCGGATCATTTTGGATGAGGCGCACGTGGTGCGCAATCACAAGTCGCAGTCGTCATTGGCGGTGTGTGATTTACGTGGCAAATATCGTTGGGCATTGACTGGCACTCCTATTCAAAACAAGGAACTGGATGTCTATGCCCTGCTGAAGTTCTTGCGCTGCTCGCCATTTGATGATTTACACACGTGGAAGAAGTGGATTGACAACAAGAGCGCTGGAGGGCAAAACCGGCTCAATCTGCTAATGAAGTCACTCATGCTAAGGCGCACCAAAGCACAGTTGCAATCGGACGGCAAGCTGAATAGCTTGCCCAATAAAGAGTTGCGCCTGATCGAGATCTCGCTGGACAAGGAGGAGATGAATGTATACCAAACTGTAATGACATATTCCAGGACACTGTTCGCTCAGTTTCTCCATCAGCGCGCCGAGAGAGAAACTGATTTTAATTACAGAAGCGATGCCAATAAACCGACCTACAATCAAATTAAAGATCCCAATGGGGCATATTACAAAATGCACGAAAAGTTTGCCAGAATGGCCGGAAGCAAAAAGGAGGTAAAATCTCATGATATATTGGTGTTACTGCTGCGCCTTCGACAAATTTGCTGTCATCCTGGGCTCATCGATGCG atgTTGGATGGAGAGGAATCCCAGAGCATGGGAGACCACAGTAGTGACAGCGATACACCCGAAATCGATTTGTTGGCCCAGCTCAATAAACTCGCAATTACGGACACCTCCACCGATGGTCAGCAATCGGTTGACAATGCAGGTGACGACGGTCCTCCGCTATTGCCGGATGAAGCCCGCATAGCCAAGGCCTCCAAGAATCTGCTGAAACGCAGCAACCCGGTATTTAATCTGCATCGTCCCTCTTCAAAAATTAACATGGTGATACAAATCCTTAAGACAACGATTCTGAAAAGCTCGGACGACAAGGCCATAGTAGTATCTCAGTGGACTTCAGTGTTGGACATTCTTCGCGACCATTTGAGTAAGGATGGTGTGGCGACCTTATCTTTAAACGGTACCATTCCGGTCAAAAACCGTCAGGACATTGTTAATGAGTTCAACGATCGCAACAATCAGAAGCGCGTTCTACTGCTTTCCCTTACTGCTGGCGGTGTGGGTTTGAACCTGATTGGTGCCAACCACCTGTTGCTCTTGGATCTGCACTGGAATCCCCAGTTGGAGGCACAGGCCCAGGACCGTATATACCGcgttggccaaaaaaagaaCGTGATCATTTATAAGTTTATGTGCGTGGACACAGTTGAGCAGCGGATCAAAGCATTGCAAGATAAAAAATTGGATCTTGCCGATGGTGTTCTTACAGGCGCCAAAGTTAGCTCTAAACTTACTATAGATGACCTTAAAGGTTTGTTTGGAATGTGA